The following are from one region of the Pseudomonas putida genome:
- a CDS encoding cupin-like domain-containing protein, with protein MRSHNSFAQADFPTIDLSHDPKIDWLTRSRYWADFLRRYYLVGRKEHGPYGTPACIERTRRIEARIQEQSRAYGDGPTLPVPEVDINALSAENFHKLYLEPNTPVVFRGAAKHWESVRKWTPEYLAQHYGDVKVATRVRGNELNEKALQYIDLPIAEVVENILGGGTYYPGHTEDLFNKHPELRQELDLATLGKYLSTRDKRIMSTQMFLSAGGVISGWHCTGGPNLFTMINGVKKWTFVHPKHSMWMHPITRKDMFYAATMLDWRKSHDEIEADGYPLYRYIPKYTTTLEAGDVLFSPHWWWHCVETPVPSLAIASRAINKMIMGNKMFSLMWITSPRFRQTVMTVLKEGWGSDKATGAKLAFEFDTEEFVRRVSL; from the coding sequence ATGAGGTCGCACAACAGTTTCGCACAGGCGGACTTCCCGACCATCGATCTGAGCCACGATCCGAAGATCGACTGGCTCACCCGCAGCCGCTACTGGGCGGACTTCCTGCGTCGGTACTACCTGGTCGGGCGCAAGGAACATGGCCCCTACGGTACCCCCGCCTGCATCGAGCGCACCCGCCGTATCGAGGCGCGTATCCAGGAACAGTCCAGGGCGTATGGCGACGGCCCGACCTTGCCGGTGCCCGAGGTCGACATCAACGCGCTGTCAGCCGAGAACTTCCACAAGCTCTACCTGGAGCCCAACACCCCGGTGGTATTCCGTGGCGCGGCCAAACACTGGGAGTCGGTACGCAAATGGACGCCAGAATACCTGGCGCAACACTACGGCGATGTGAAGGTGGCCACCCGGGTGCGCGGCAACGAGCTGAACGAGAAGGCGTTGCAGTACATCGACCTGCCGATCGCAGAGGTGGTCGAGAACATTCTCGGTGGTGGCACCTACTACCCGGGCCACACCGAAGACCTGTTCAACAAGCACCCCGAGTTGCGCCAGGAACTCGACCTGGCAACCCTGGGCAAGTACCTGAGCACGCGCGACAAACGCATCATGTCGACGCAGATGTTCCTCTCGGCCGGTGGGGTGATCTCGGGGTGGCACTGCACTGGCGGGCCGAACCTGTTCACCATGATCAATGGCGTGAAGAAATGGACGTTCGTGCATCCCAAGCATTCGATGTGGATGCACCCGATCACGCGCAAGGACATGTTCTACGCCGCCACCATGCTCGACTGGCGCAAAAGCCATGACGAGATCGAAGCGGACGGCTACCCGTTGTATCGCTACATCCCCAAATACACCACCACGCTGGAAGCGGGGGACGTGCTGTTTTCCCCGCACTGGTGGTGGCACTGCGTGGAAACGCCGGTCCCCTCGCTGGCGATTGCATCGCGGGCGATCAACAAGATGATCATGGGCAACAAGATGTTCTCGCTGATGTGGATTACCTCGCCACGCTTCCGCCAGACGGTAATGACCGTGCTCAAGGAAGGCTGGGGTTCGGACAAGGCCACCGGCGCGAAACTTGCGTTCGAGTTCGACACCGAGGAGTTCGTCCGTCGCGTATCGCTTTAG
- a CDS encoding cation:proton antiporter: MNTASIFLQLLVILGISHCLGRISYWLGQPAVIGYLLTGVVVGPMVLGAFDPGLSSALFANLSGLMVLGKIGLIFIMFGLGLEAGATEPGPAQAKAGKALPIALCGFIGAGLAGMLLGHVSHGVFSGHVERLPYMLFFGVVMGATAVPVLAGILADPRFPHRSLSPLVMNAAVITDILAWFALSLVLVVLSSKGTSGIFYSAITLVVLVAVAELVVSRRLVGAAGAAAGCDPSRPLIAALIVLFAFCVITDLANAHVTIGAFVAGIAFRKHKGLREFWEKGPQPLVNLFFAPLFFGTAAMNVQIDAASWPGLLAWGGLFFLVGAVGKAGSSYLAARFTGLDRPDAFVLATLMHTKGVMEIILLTVGLEIGVITPDLYAILMVVALLATVITLPVVRRVTPRRQAPAAQPQVLFGQGEKRAG; this comes from the coding sequence ATGAACACAGCAAGCATTTTCCTGCAGTTACTGGTGATCCTCGGGATCTCCCATTGCCTGGGCCGCATCAGCTACTGGCTGGGGCAACCCGCCGTCATCGGCTACCTGCTGACCGGCGTGGTTGTCGGGCCCATGGTCCTCGGTGCATTCGACCCGGGTCTGAGCAGCGCACTGTTCGCCAACCTTTCGGGGTTGATGGTGCTGGGCAAAATCGGCCTGATCTTCATCATGTTCGGCCTTGGCCTGGAAGCCGGGGCGACAGAACCTGGCCCAGCGCAAGCCAAGGCAGGCAAGGCCTTGCCGATTGCCCTGTGCGGCTTCATTGGCGCGGGCCTGGCGGGCATGCTGCTCGGGCATGTCAGCCATGGTGTGTTTTCAGGGCATGTCGAGCGGCTGCCGTACATGCTGTTTTTCGGCGTCGTCATGGGCGCCACGGCGGTTCCGGTGCTGGCCGGGATCCTCGCTGATCCGCGGTTCCCGCATCGTTCATTGTCGCCGTTGGTGATGAATGCCGCGGTGATCACCGACATCCTCGCCTGGTTCGCTTTATCGCTGGTGCTGGTGGTGCTGTCGAGCAAAGGCACGTCGGGCATTTTCTATTCCGCCATCACCCTGGTGGTGCTGGTGGCGGTCGCCGAACTGGTGGTCAGCCGCCGCCTGGTAGGGGCGGCGGGGGCAGCTGCGGGTTGCGACCCGTCCAGGCCCTTGATCGCTGCCTTGATCGTGCTGTTCGCCTTCTGCGTCATCACCGACCTGGCCAACGCCCACGTCACCATCGGCGCATTCGTCGCCGGTATTGCCTTCCGCAAGCACAAGGGCCTGCGCGAGTTCTGGGAAAAAGGCCCACAACCGCTGGTGAACCTGTTCTTCGCGCCGCTGTTCTTTGGCACGGCCGCGATGAACGTGCAGATCGATGCCGCCAGCTGGCCGGGGCTGCTGGCCTGGGGCGGGTTGTTTTTCCTGGTGGGGGCGGTGGGCAAGGCTGGGAGTTCGTACCTGGCTGCGCGCTTCACCGGGTTGGACCGGCCCGACGCATTCGTGCTCGCCACCCTGATGCACACCAAAGGCGTGATGGAAATCATCTTGCTCACCGTAGGCCTGGAAATCGGCGTCATCACGCCAGACCTCTACGCGATTCTCATGGTGGTCGCACTGCTGGCGACGGTGATCACCCTGCCAGTGGTGCGGCGGGTCACGCCTCGTCGCCAGGCCCCGGCAGCGCAACCCCAGGTGTTGTTTGGCCAGGGAGAAAAACGCGCTGGGTGA
- a CDS encoding bile acid:sodium symporter family protein — protein METIELARTLAPVILFVMMIGMGLGLEVADFANLLRAPAGVVIGTLGQVVVLPLVGVWVTWLFALDGALALGVIILALCPGGVASNTITYLVKGDVALSISLTVISSCVAFVSVPLLASLALAHFGLFSHEVRLPMGETVWRLFLLTLLPLALGMLIARQWPNASVRLQKPLRLLGFAFLMLMILTVVVREYALLEDYASRLGASLLVLFSATMGLAWLVAWLAGLGREQRRSITVEIGIQNSALAMVIASLIGSVDMAIAAIIYSVMVCLIALLGVSAHAWFTRQSRVTDPRRAYGQHACNPLAKD, from the coding sequence ATGGAAACCATAGAACTGGCCAGGACCCTGGCGCCGGTCATCCTGTTCGTGATGATGATCGGGATGGGGCTGGGCCTTGAGGTCGCGGATTTTGCCAACCTGCTCCGAGCGCCTGCGGGTGTGGTGATCGGTACCCTGGGCCAGGTGGTGGTGTTGCCGTTGGTGGGCGTGTGGGTCACCTGGCTGTTCGCGCTGGACGGCGCCTTGGCACTAGGCGTGATCATTCTGGCGCTGTGCCCCGGCGGCGTGGCCTCCAACACCATCACTTACCTGGTCAAGGGCGATGTGGCGCTGTCGATCTCGCTTACCGTGATTTCCAGCTGCGTGGCGTTTGTCAGCGTGCCGTTGCTGGCCTCGCTGGCCCTGGCGCACTTCGGCCTGTTCAGTCACGAGGTGCGCCTGCCGATGGGCGAAACGGTATGGCGGCTGTTTCTGCTCACCTTGCTGCCGCTGGCCCTGGGCATGCTGATCGCCCGTCAATGGCCGAACGCCAGCGTTCGGCTGCAGAAGCCGCTGCGCCTGCTCGGCTTCGCCTTCCTGATGCTGATGATCCTGACCGTGGTGGTCCGGGAGTACGCGCTGCTCGAAGACTACGCCTCGCGCCTGGGGGCCAGCCTGCTGGTTCTGTTCAGCGCGACCATGGGCCTGGCCTGGCTGGTGGCGTGGCTGGCCGGGCTGGGCCGCGAGCAGCGGCGCTCGATCACTGTCGAGATCGGCATCCAGAACAGCGCGCTGGCGATGGTCATCGCCAGCCTGATTGGCAGTGTCGACATGGCCATCGCCGCGATCATCTACAGCGTCATGGTCTGCCTGATCGCGCTGCTGGGCGTTTCTGCGCATGCCTGGTTTACCAGGCAAAGCCGCGTAACGGACCCGCGGCGGGCTTATGGGCAGCACGCATGCAACCCGCTAGCCAAGGACTGA
- a CDS encoding dienelactone hydrolase family protein: MSDTAFSSGLFAGFTDFRFSHEGVSRQVFRLGEGPAVLLMHEVPGLHEGVVRLARRLADAGLSVWLPVLFGEPGVRVSALSVASCMGKVCISREFKVLASRRRSPITDWLRALARCAHEACAGPGVGVIGMCLTGGFGLAMMADAAVIAPVLANPSLPFALSAGKAGALGLEHAVLETISRRASEQDITVLGLRFTGDPAVPNARFESLKQAFGERFVACEIDSSARNPHGIGRWAHSVLGVSYVDHPSHPTYQAQEQVVAFLQARLAANTSEACTWKP, encoded by the coding sequence ATGAGCGATACAGCATTCTCCAGCGGACTGTTCGCAGGTTTCACGGACTTCCGCTTCTCTCATGAAGGCGTGTCGCGCCAGGTCTTTCGCCTGGGCGAAGGGCCGGCCGTGTTGTTGATGCATGAGGTCCCCGGGTTGCATGAGGGGGTGGTGCGCCTGGCCCGTCGGCTGGCAGACGCCGGCCTGAGCGTCTGGCTGCCGGTGTTGTTCGGTGAGCCCGGGGTGCGGGTTTCGGCGTTATCCGTGGCCAGCTGCATGGGCAAGGTGTGCATCTCGCGGGAGTTCAAGGTGCTGGCCAGCCGGCGCCGCAGCCCGATCACCGACTGGCTGCGAGCGTTGGCCCGTTGCGCCCACGAGGCCTGTGCCGGGCCCGGCGTAGGCGTGATCGGGATGTGCCTGACCGGTGGTTTCGGCCTGGCCATGATGGCGGATGCCGCGGTGATTGCCCCGGTGCTCGCCAACCCGTCGCTGCCGTTTGCCCTGTCTGCTGGCAAAGCAGGGGCACTGGGCCTAGAGCACGCGGTACTGGAAACCATCAGCCGGCGCGCCAGCGAGCAGGACATCACGGTGCTGGGGCTGCGCTTCACGGGCGACCCAGCAGTGCCGAACGCGCGCTTCGAAAGCCTGAAACAGGCCTTCGGCGAGCGCTTCGTGGCATGCGAAATCGACTCCAGTGCGCGCAACCCGCACGGGATCGGCCGCTGGGCCCATTCGGTGCTGGGGGTGAGCTACGTCGACCACCCAAGCCATCCCACTTACCAGGCCCAGGAACAGGTCGTGGCCTTTCTCCAGGCTCGACTCGCCGCGAACACTTCAGAGGCATGCACATGGAAACCATAG